The genomic segment AAGTTGTATTTCAGCACGAGAGGGGCTTCGATGTAGTTGAGGTTGTAGGTGAACTTGTCGCCCTCGAAATATCCTTTTCCGCCTTTTTCTGCGTAATAGAGTCCCGTCTCGAAATAGAGCGGTGCGCGCGGGGTGAGTTGTACGCCGATGGCAGCACCGACATTCAGTCCGGCTTTCGTGTCGCTGCCGTCCAGATAGCGGTCGTCAGATGTCACTTTCGATGCCATAACGCCCAGTCGCAAACCATAATAGGTGTTGGGAGAGATGTAGTTTCTGCCGTATTGTGGCACTGGTCGCTGGCCATAGTATCGCTGTGCGGAGACAGGGATGGCAGTCATGGTGCACAGGAGCATGGCGGTGAATAGTATTTTCTTCTTCATAATCGTGTGTGTTTAAATGTTTACGAAGGCAAAGAAAGCGCTTTTTGCAGACAGTTGAAAAGTAAAACCCCTAAAACTCTGTCGGAAAATCCCTATATTGTGATAGGAATTTTGTATCTTTGCAGCGATGAAACAGGAAGAATTGCAGGATAAAAAGATTGCTGTGCTCCTCTCGGGAGGGGTGGACAGTTCAGTCGTGCTCTACGAATTGGTTCGGCAGGGGCTGCATCCTGACAGCTTCTATATCAAGATAGGTCCTGAAGAGCAGGAGGAATGGGATTGCACGAGCGAAGAGGATGTGGAGATGGCTACGGCTGTGGCGCGTCGTTTCGGTTGTCGTCTCGAGGTCGTTGACTGCCATCAGGAGTATTGGAACGAGGTGACGCGTTACACCATGGAGAAGGTGAAGGCTGGGCTCACGCCCAATCCCGATGTGATGTGTAACCGGCTGATTAAGTTCGGTGCTTTTGATGCCAAGGCGGGACACGACTATGACCTGATTGCCACGGGACATTATGCGCAGACGGAATGGGCGGACGGGCGGAAATGGCTCGTCACCAGTCCCGACCCGGTGAAAGACCAGACCGACTTTCTTGCTCAGATCTACGACTGGCAGTTGCGGAAAGCACTCTTTCCCATCGGTCATTACATGAAAGACGAGGTGCGGCAGATAGCCGAGCGTGAGCATCTGGTCAACGCCAAGCGTAAAGACTCGCAGGGAATCTGTTTCCTGGGGAAAATCAACTACAACGAATACCTGCGGCGCTATCTGGGCGAACAGGAGGGTGATGTCGTGGAGTGGGAAACGGGCAAGCGCATCGGAGCGCACAAGGGCTTGTGGTTTCACACCATCGGACAGCGAAAAGGACTCGGCTTGGGCGGCGGACCGTGGTTTGCCATTAAGAAAGATATGGAGAAAAACATTCTCTATGTCAGCAAAGGATACGACCCGGAGACAGCCTACCAGAGTGACTTTAAGGTGCATGGCTTCCATTTCGTGACGTGGAACGGTGAGAGCGGTGGCGAAAATCTGCTGCCCGCCGACGTGACGTTTAAGATTCGCCATACGCCCGAATATTTCAAAGCACGCATAGAGAAGACGTCGGAAGACAGTTTCATGGTGCATTCCGATGCTCCGATTCATGGTGTGGCGCCAGGGCAGTTCTGCGTCATCTACGACGAAAATCATCACCGCTGTTTCGGAAGCGGTGAGATTACTTTATAAGGAAAGGTCTAACTAAAAAACAGGAAAAATGATACTCTCAACAACACCGACAATCGAAGGACAACCGATACAGAAGTATTTGGGTGTCGTTACTGGTGAAACCATTATTGGAGCCAACGTGTGGAAAGACTTTAAGGCAGGACTGCGCGATTTCTTCGGAGGACGCAGCAGCACTTATGAGAAAGTGTTGCGCGAGGCGCGGGAAGCGGCTCAGCGCGAAATGGAAACCGAGGCGATGAAACTTGGTGCCAATGCTGTCGTCGGAATAGATTTCGACTACGAAACAATCGGGCAAAGCGGTTCGATGCTTATGGTGTCATGTAGTGGGACGGCTGTCGTCCTTTAGCCCCGAAGTGAAAAAATATAAGGCTGGACATCAGGGCGTTCCTGCATGTCCAGCCTTATATTATATAATAATGTGAATCGGATGGATTCGCTTATTCAGGGAAAGTGAATATCACAATAGTCTGGTTTTCACTCAGAAATGTCTCAAGGTTTTCCTTCAAAACGACATTCTCAACCTTCTCGTTACGCTCTAAAGCACTTGTCTCTTTATCGTATTTATACACGGTATAGGCATACGACAGGTCGTAGGATGTAGCCGACAAATCGCCGTGGTCGCTCTTGAGTGTGGCAACAACCTGGCAGCGCATGCCCGGCTGCAAACCATCTTTCTTTCCTTCATATTGCCAGTTTCTTTGTGACATACGCTCAATGACTTCCTGTGCGTTGATGTCAGTGTAAGTAACGGTCACGTCGTAGAACTGCAGGAAGTTCTCTCCCAGCGAACAAGTATATTTCACTTTCGTGTAGTTTGGTCGTACAATCGGCTCATCATCGTCTCCACAAGCCGTGAAGGTGACCGTTGCCAAAGCGGCAACCATGAGCAATGTCATCAATTTAATACATTTCATTTTCATCATTTTTTTTGTTATATGGAGATGT from the Prevotella sp. Rep29 genome contains:
- a CDS encoding porin family protein, with product MKKKILFTAMLLCTMTAIPVSAQRYYGQRPVPQYGRNYISPNTYYGLRLGVMASKVTSDDRYLDGSDTKAGLNVGAAIGVQLTPRAPLYFETGLYYAEKGGKGYFEGDKFTYNLNYIEAPLVLKYNFYVDRDISIQPFAGGYLACGVGGKIKDFGNREAFNAFDDHNFKRFDGGIRIGCGAQFNLLYLELGYDFGLANVCDDNFETSRNGAFFANIGVNF
- the mnmA gene encoding tRNA 2-thiouridine(34) synthase MnmA, which codes for MKQEELQDKKIAVLLSGGVDSSVVLYELVRQGLHPDSFYIKIGPEEQEEWDCTSEEDVEMATAVARRFGCRLEVVDCHQEYWNEVTRYTMEKVKAGLTPNPDVMCNRLIKFGAFDAKAGHDYDLIATGHYAQTEWADGRKWLVTSPDPVKDQTDFLAQIYDWQLRKALFPIGHYMKDEVRQIAEREHLVNAKRKDSQGICFLGKINYNEYLRRYLGEQEGDVVEWETGKRIGAHKGLWFHTIGQRKGLGLGGGPWFAIKKDMEKNILYVSKGYDPETAYQSDFKVHGFHFVTWNGESGGENLLPADVTFKIRHTPEYFKARIEKTSEDSFMVHSDAPIHGVAPGQFCVIYDENHHRCFGSGEITL
- a CDS encoding heavy metal-binding domain-containing protein; translation: MILSTTPTIEGQPIQKYLGVVTGETIIGANVWKDFKAGLRDFFGGRSSTYEKVLREAREAAQREMETEAMKLGANAVVGIDFDYETIGQSGSMLMVSCSGTAVVL